In a single window of the Aminomonas paucivorans DSM 12260 genome:
- a CDS encoding ABC transporter ATP-binding protein, producing MSLLEVRNLTMKFGSLVANSDVSFDVDQGTIVGLIGPNGAGKTTLFNCVAGLYRPSGGTIAFDGQDITKLPSYKVARLGVARTFQVVRPLKEMTVLENILVGAYLRHPQPEKALETAQRCLEICFLQELRDRLAGDMTIGNKKRLEVARALATGPKLLLLDEAVAGLTSTEVKEMVEVILRLKAEGITILMVEHIMEAIMPISDKIVVLRSGVKIAEDTPRAVVQDPEVIKAYLGEKFSRRLAEKREAGGHE from the coding sequence ATGTCCCTCCTGGAGGTTCGCAACCTGACCATGAAGTTCGGTTCCCTGGTGGCCAACAGCGACGTTTCCTTTGACGTAGACCAGGGAACCATCGTGGGGCTCATCGGCCCCAACGGGGCGGGCAAGACCACCCTGTTCAACTGTGTGGCGGGGCTCTACCGGCCCAGCGGCGGCACCATCGCCTTCGACGGACAGGACATCACCAAGCTGCCCTCCTATAAGGTGGCCCGCCTTGGGGTGGCCCGCACCTTCCAGGTGGTGCGTCCCCTCAAGGAGATGACGGTGCTGGAGAACATCCTGGTGGGGGCCTACCTGCGTCACCCCCAGCCGGAGAAGGCCCTGGAGACGGCTCAGCGCTGCCTGGAGATCTGCTTCCTCCAGGAGTTGCGGGATCGCCTGGCCGGGGACATGACCATCGGGAACAAGAAACGCCTTGAGGTGGCCCGGGCCCTGGCCACCGGTCCCAAGCTGCTTCTGCTGGACGAGGCGGTGGCGGGGCTCACCTCCACGGAGGTGAAGGAGATGGTGGAGGTGATCCTGCGCCTGAAGGCGGAGGGGATCACCATCCTCATGGTGGAGCACATCATGGAGGCCATCATGCCCATCTCCGACAAGATCGTGGTGCTCCGCAGCGGCGTGAAGATCGCCGAGGACACCCCCCGGGCGGTGGTGCAGGACCCGGAGGTCATCAAGGCCTACCTGGGGGAGAAGTTCAGCCGACGCCTGGCGGAGAAGAGGGAGGCGGGGGGCCATGAGTGA
- a CDS encoding ABC transporter ATP-binding protein, with translation MSEPMLQVQDLRCAYDGVPVIFGVSLEVNRGEIVAIVGANGAGKSTTMRTIAGLMHPVGGSVRFLGEDVSRVPANQMIRRGISYVPEGRRLFAKLSVRENLELGAFAEKDRASVAERLEEVFSLFPVLKARSAQIAETMSGGEQQMCAIARGLMSRPQLLMLDELSLGLMPSLVEKVLEAVAEINRRGVTVLLVEQMVQEALEIAHRGYVIQTGRMVQSGSAKDLLDSEEVRKAYMGM, from the coding sequence ATGAGTGAGCCCATGCTGCAGGTCCAGGACCTGCGTTGCGCCTACGACGGCGTTCCGGTGATCTTCGGCGTCTCCCTGGAGGTGAACCGGGGGGAGATCGTGGCCATCGTGGGGGCCAACGGAGCGGGCAAGTCCACCACCATGAGGACCATCGCGGGGCTCATGCACCCCGTGGGAGGGAGCGTCCGCTTCCTGGGGGAGGACGTGAGCCGGGTCCCGGCGAACCAGATGATCCGCCGGGGCATCAGCTACGTTCCCGAGGGGCGGCGGCTGTTCGCCAAGCTCTCCGTGCGGGAGAACCTGGAGCTGGGCGCCTTCGCGGAGAAGGACCGGGCCTCCGTGGCGGAGCGGCTGGAGGAGGTCTTCTCTCTTTTCCCCGTCCTCAAGGCCCGATCCGCCCAGATCGCCGAAACCATGAGCGGGGGAGAGCAGCAGATGTGCGCCATCGCCCGAGGGCTCATGAGCCGGCCGCAGCTTCTCATGCTGGACGAGCTGTCCCTGGGCCTCATGCCCAGTCTGGTGGAGAAGGTGCTGGAGGCGGTGGCGGAGATCAACCGCCGGGGGGTGACGGTGCTCCTGGTGGAACAGATGGTACAGGAAGCCCTGGAGATCGCCCATCGGGGCTACGTGATCCAGACGGGCCGCATGGTCCAGTCCGGCTCCGCCAAGGATCTGCTGGACTCCGAGGAGGTCCGCAAGGCCTACATGGGAATGTAG
- a CDS encoding aminotransferase class III-fold pyridoxal phosphate-dependent enzyme, which translates to MMTAPEVRPDRRLRLFESLPVSLTARKASGNRIWTDEYGELVDMESGCWAAPLGHAHPEILETLIEQAPRALHLHEKFVLRHASDLTEELCDASGLSGGDYCGTYLTSGTEAVSAAVWLAENLTKRTRKLCTNLSYLGATPDLRMPRNPDAWTDLDIRGCLDCGASSRCDLCEKLDGIDFRDHACFVFEPGNSGGRVLCPPPKLVSHLSARIRETGGLVVCNEVTTGFGRTGRWFGFQHYPSLVGASDLPDLIALGKGLGNGYPVSGVLLRSSLARQAREENLIYVQSHIDDPLGCAVARKVVEILGRDGLVARGDRVGASLRAQVEEARGGLRGISEVRGRGMMNVFQVPPEASPSRLFTALLRRGYFLGLSKRFQLLRAYAPLTLTDEEVRGFSSALRQALEEEGEEGRSPETPSPRG; encoded by the coding sequence ATGATGACGGCCCCGGAGGTTCGACCCGACCGGAGATTGCGCCTGTTCGAATCTCTTCCGGTTTCCCTGACCGCCCGAAAGGCTTCGGGAAACCGAATCTGGACCGACGAATACGGCGAGCTGGTGGACATGGAATCGGGATGCTGGGCGGCCCCGTTGGGGCACGCCCACCCGGAGATCCTCGAAACGCTGATCGAACAGGCCCCTCGGGCCCTGCACCTCCACGAGAAGTTCGTCCTTCGACACGCCTCCGACCTGACCGAGGAGCTCTGCGACGCATCGGGCCTGTCGGGCGGAGACTACTGCGGGACCTACCTGACCTCCGGCACCGAGGCAGTCTCCGCGGCGGTGTGGCTTGCAGAGAACCTGACAAAGCGGACCCGCAAGCTCTGTACGAATCTTTCCTATCTGGGGGCCACCCCGGATCTGCGCATGCCCCGGAACCCCGACGCCTGGACCGACCTGGACATCCGGGGATGTCTGGACTGCGGGGCATCCTCCCGATGCGACCTCTGCGAGAAACTCGACGGAATCGATTTCCGGGACCACGCCTGCTTCGTCTTCGAACCGGGGAACTCCGGAGGGCGGGTCCTGTGCCCCCCCCCGAAACTGGTCTCCCATCTGAGCGCCCGGATCCGGGAGACAGGGGGGCTGGTGGTCTGCAACGAGGTGACCACGGGCTTCGGACGGACCGGGCGTTGGTTCGGCTTCCAGCACTACCCCTCCCTGGTCGGGGCCTCGGACCTGCCGGACCTGATTGCCCTGGGGAAGGGACTGGGGAACGGATACCCCGTCAGCGGCGTGCTCCTCCGCTCCTCCCTTGCTCGACAGGCCCGGGAGGAAAACCTGATCTACGTCCAGTCCCACATCGACGATCCCCTGGGGTGTGCCGTGGCCCGGAAGGTCGTGGAGATCCTGGGGCGGGACGGCCTGGTGGCTCGGGGAGACCGGGTCGGGGCGTCCCTGCGGGCCCAGGTGGAGGAGGCCCGGGGGGGCCTGCGGGGCATCTCGGAGGTTCGGGGCCGAGGGATGATGAACGTCTTCCAGGTGCCCCCGGAGGCTTCCCCCTCCCGCCTGTTCACCGCCCTCCTTCGCCGGGGGTATTTCCTGGGGCTCTCCAAGCGGTTTCAGCTACTCCGAGCCTACGCTCCCCTCACCCTGACCGACGAGGAAGTGCGAGGGTTCTCCTCGGCGCTGCGACAGGCATTGGAGGAAGAGGGCGAGGAAGGACGTTCTCCGGAGACGCCTTCTCCCCGGGGCTGA
- a CDS encoding outer membrane protein assembly factor BamB family protein, with protein MNRNLRILAAAALVLTLGTSLAWGESWPVFRGNERRTGLASAPSTAPSAVKGELVWRLQTGGAVSSSPALWGNTLFVGSNDGSLYALDAESGRVRWTFPTENWVASSPCVSGGLVIFGSYDSRVYALDAATGKLAWRFTTHKNVHSSPAVADGLVFFGGVDGYVYGVDLKKGWQKWKFKAGREVYSSPAVADGVVYVGNHDGKLYALDAQKGTLLWRAVVGGPISGSPAVADGMLYFGSWDGKVYAARVKHRAVVWRYAAGASVESSPVVSGGKLYVGDMAGQLHCLDAATGNPLWVFKTHMGIPSSPAVAAGKVYFGSNDDALFCLDAATGNLLWKAKVGGNVTGAPALGDGAAFFGSLDGRIYKVR; from the coding sequence TTGAACAGAAACCTTCGCATCCTCGCCGCCGCAGCCCTTGTCCTCACCCTGGGGACATCCCTGGCCTGGGGAGAATCCTGGCCCGTCTTCCGAGGCAACGAGCGCCGCACGGGGCTCGCCTCCGCCCCCTCCACGGCTCCCTCCGCCGTCAAGGGAGAACTGGTCTGGCGCCTCCAGACCGGCGGCGCCGTGTCCTCCTCCCCCGCCCTCTGGGGCAACACCCTCTTCGTGGGAAGCAACGACGGCAGCCTCTACGCCCTGGACGCCGAGTCCGGTCGGGTACGCTGGACCTTCCCCACGGAGAACTGGGTGGCCTCTTCCCCCTGCGTTTCCGGGGGCCTGGTGATCTTCGGCAGCTACGACAGCCGGGTCTACGCCCTGGACGCCGCCACGGGCAAACTGGCCTGGCGCTTCACCACCCACAAGAACGTCCACAGCTCCCCCGCCGTAGCGGACGGCCTGGTCTTCTTCGGAGGCGTGGACGGATATGTGTACGGGGTGGACCTGAAGAAGGGCTGGCAGAAGTGGAAATTCAAGGCAGGGCGGGAGGTCTATTCCTCCCCGGCGGTGGCGGACGGGGTGGTGTACGTGGGCAACCACGACGGCAAGCTCTACGCCCTGGATGCCCAGAAGGGCACCCTCCTCTGGCGGGCGGTGGTAGGCGGTCCCATCAGCGGCTCCCCCGCCGTGGCCGACGGGATGCTCTACTTCGGAAGCTGGGACGGGAAGGTTTACGCCGCCCGGGTCAAGCACCGGGCAGTGGTGTGGCGCTACGCCGCCGGGGCTTCCGTGGAGTCCTCCCCCGTGGTCTCCGGAGGAAAGCTGTACGTGGGGGACATGGCGGGACAGCTCCATTGCCTGGACGCCGCCACGGGCAACCCCCTCTGGGTCTTCAAGACCCACATGGGCATCCCCTCCTCCCCCGCCGTGGCGGCGGGGAAGGTCTACTTTGGAAGCAACGACGACGCCCTCTTCTGCCTGGACGCGGCCACGGGCAATCTGCTCTGGAAGGCCAAGGTGGGGGGCAACGTGACGGGTGCGCCCGCTCTGGGGGACGGGGCGGCCTTCTTCGGCAGCCTGGACGGGAGAATCTATAAGGTACGGTAA
- the lepA gene encoding translation elongation factor 4 — protein sequence MDRERIRNFSIIAHVDHGKSTLADRLLETTSTVELRNMKNQMLDSLELERERGITIKLVPVRMDYRAEDGVDYVLNLIDTPGHVDFSYEVSRSLAACEGAVLVVDAAQGVEAQTVANAYLAVDQGLELIPVLNKIDLPSAQPERVCREIEEIVGIDTTDTIHASAKEGVGIAEILERVVRDVPPPLGDPDAPLQALIFDSVYDNYRGVICYVRVVNGVLKAGEQVLFMALEGDHEVEEVGVFRPGMSRVEALGPGEVGYFTCGIKTIAEARVGDTVTESVRPAAAPLPGYRKVKPVVFCGFYPIERDEIQQLREALEKLQLNDSAIFFEPETSAALGFGFRCGFLGLLHMDIAKERLSREFGVDLVATAPNVVYQIQLTDGTVMEAHRPSDFPEATKIEEIREPFIRCTLFLPEGFVGPAIQLCQERRGVYGSLEYMSPERVRLTYDLPLAEFILDFHDRLKSVTRGYASLDYEHLGFRPSQLVKVDILINEEPVDAFSFICHQDAAYHRGHGVATKLKDLIPRQLFEVPIQAAIGKRVIVRTNIKAVRKDVLAKCYGGDITRKRKLLEKQKEGKKKMKQIGRVSIPQEAFLAFMEVSGSKED from the coding sequence ATGGACAGGGAACGCATCCGCAATTTTAGCATCATCGCCCACGTGGACCACGGCAAGTCCACCCTGGCGGACCGGCTTCTGGAAACCACCTCCACGGTGGAGCTCCGGAACATGAAGAACCAGATGCTGGACTCCCTGGAGCTGGAGCGGGAGCGGGGCATCACCATCAAGCTGGTGCCGGTGCGCATGGACTACCGCGCCGAGGACGGGGTGGACTACGTGCTGAACCTCATCGACACCCCCGGGCACGTGGACTTCAGCTACGAGGTGTCCCGGTCCCTGGCGGCCTGCGAGGGGGCGGTGCTGGTGGTGGACGCCGCCCAGGGGGTGGAGGCCCAGACGGTGGCCAACGCCTATCTGGCGGTGGACCAGGGGCTGGAGCTGATCCCGGTGCTCAACAAGATCGACCTGCCCTCCGCCCAGCCGGAGCGGGTGTGTCGGGAGATCGAGGAAATCGTGGGCATCGACACCACCGACACGATCCACGCCAGCGCCAAGGAGGGGGTGGGGATCGCCGAGATCCTGGAGCGGGTGGTTCGGGACGTGCCTCCTCCCCTGGGGGATCCGGACGCTCCCCTGCAGGCGCTGATCTTCGACTCGGTGTACGACAACTACCGGGGGGTGATCTGCTACGTCCGGGTGGTGAACGGGGTCCTCAAGGCGGGGGAGCAGGTGCTCTTCATGGCCCTGGAGGGGGACCACGAGGTGGAGGAGGTGGGGGTTTTCCGCCCGGGCATGAGCCGGGTGGAGGCTCTAGGGCCCGGGGAGGTGGGCTACTTCACCTGTGGCATCAAGACCATCGCCGAGGCCCGGGTGGGGGACACGGTGACGGAATCCGTCCGCCCCGCTGCGGCGCCCCTTCCGGGGTACCGGAAGGTGAAGCCCGTGGTGTTCTGCGGTTTCTACCCCATCGAGCGGGACGAAATCCAACAGCTTCGGGAGGCCCTGGAGAAGCTCCAGCTCAACGACTCCGCCATCTTCTTCGAACCCGAGACCTCCGCGGCCCTGGGGTTCGGGTTCCGGTGCGGCTTCCTGGGGCTGCTGCACATGGACATCGCCAAGGAACGCCTCTCCCGGGAGTTCGGGGTGGACCTGGTGGCCACGGCCCCCAACGTGGTCTACCAGATCCAGCTCACCGACGGCACGGTGATGGAGGCCCATCGCCCCTCGGACTTTCCCGAGGCCACGAAGATTGAGGAGATTCGGGAGCCCTTCATCCGGTGCACCCTCTTCCTCCCCGAGGGGTTCGTGGGCCCTGCCATCCAGCTCTGTCAGGAGCGCCGGGGGGTCTACGGGAGCCTGGAGTACATGAGCCCCGAGCGGGTGCGGCTCACCTACGACCTGCCTCTGGCGGAGTTCATCCTGGACTTCCACGACCGGCTCAAGTCCGTCACCCGGGGGTACGCCTCCCTGGACTACGAGCACCTGGGGTTCCGCCCCTCCCAGCTGGTGAAGGTGGACATCCTCATCAACGAGGAGCCCGTGGACGCCTTCTCCTTCATCTGCCACCAGGACGCGGCGTACCATCGGGGGCACGGGGTGGCCACCAAGCTCAAGGACCTGATCCCCCGGCAGCTCTTCGAGGTGCCCATCCAGGCGGCCATCGGCAAGCGGGTCATCGTGCGCACCAACATCAAGGCGGTGCGCAAGGACGTGCTGGCCAAGTGCTACGGCGGCGACATCACCCGGAAGCGCAAGCTCCTGGAAAAGCAGAAGGAAGGCAAGAAGAAGATGAAGCAGATCGGACGGGTGTCCATCCCCCAGGAGGCGTTCCTGGCCTTCATGGAGGTCTCGGGCTCCAAGGAGGACTAG
- the hemW gene encoding radical SAM family heme chaperone HemW, with the protein MTPFDGRGPLALYVHVPFCTAKCPYCAFPSAPPGEGDEDRYLEGIGREVRFWASRLKRRGLSSLYVGGGTPTRLSPSGWERLIRFLEEAFSFRSSTEITVEANPESLSPEHLEIWGRWRPLRVSLGVQSFRDEELVALGRLHDGARAREAAMRIRRQGIPLGLDLMFGIPRQTLRTFAESLREALSLDPEHLSLYQLMLEEGTPFGESPPEGRAEEGYPFYRYAQWRLPRAGYGQYEVASFALSGRWRRHNLRYWLGGDFLGLGPGAWGCLGGWRYRNDPTLTGWRARTDRGRSAALWGERLSGERKAREEAILALRTRWGWSPGETSRRFGFPVAEAVEADLLPFVGAFVRRQGVRWVLTPRGFQVANRIWEALV; encoded by the coding sequence GTGACCCCCTTCGACGGACGGGGTCCCCTGGCCCTCTACGTCCACGTACCCTTCTGCACCGCCAAGTGTCCCTACTGTGCCTTCCCCAGCGCCCCTCCCGGGGAGGGGGACGAGGACCGCTATCTGGAGGGGATCGGTCGGGAGGTCCGTTTCTGGGCGTCCCGCCTGAAACGCCGGGGGCTTTCCTCCCTCTACGTGGGAGGGGGGACCCCCACCCGTCTCTCCCCCTCGGGCTGGGAACGCCTCATCCGCTTCCTGGAGGAGGCGTTCTCCTTCCGTTCGTCCACGGAGATCACCGTGGAGGCCAACCCGGAAAGCCTCTCCCCGGAACATCTGGAAATCTGGGGGCGGTGGCGTCCCCTGCGGGTCAGCCTGGGAGTGCAGAGCTTCCGGGACGAGGAGCTGGTCGCCCTGGGGCGGCTTCACGACGGGGCCCGGGCGCGGGAGGCGGCGATGCGGATCCGTCGCCAGGGGATCCCCCTGGGCCTGGACCTGATGTTCGGGATTCCCCGCCAGACCCTGCGCACCTTCGCGGAAAGCCTGAGGGAGGCCCTGTCCCTGGACCCGGAACACCTGTCCCTCTATCAGCTCATGCTGGAGGAGGGGACCCCCTTCGGAGAGAGCCCCCCCGAGGGGAGGGCGGAGGAGGGATACCCCTTCTACCGATACGCCCAGTGGCGGCTTCCCCGGGCGGGATACGGGCAGTACGAGGTGGCCAGCTTCGCTCTTTCGGGCCGATGGCGGCGTCACAACCTGCGCTACTGGCTGGGAGGGGACTTCCTGGGCCTGGGACCCGGAGCCTGGGGGTGCCTGGGGGGGTGGCGGTACCGCAACGATCCCACCCTGACGGGCTGGAGGGCTCGAACGGACCGGGGGCGATCCGCCGCCCTCTGGGGGGAGCGTCTTTCGGGGGAGCGCAAGGCCCGGGAGGAGGCGATCCTGGCTCTGCGGACCCGCTGGGGGTGGAGCCCCGGGGAAACCTCCCGGAGGTTCGGCTTTCCGGTGGCCGAAGCGGTGGAGGCGGACCTTCTCCCCTTCGTGGGTGCCTTTGTCCGGCGTCAGGGGGTACGATGGGTCCTGACCCCCCGAGGGTTCCAGGTGGCCAACCGGATCTGGGAGGCCTTGGTCTGA
- the selA gene encoding L-seryl-tRNA(Sec) selenium transferase, which produces MNDAIRNLLRQLPSMDELLALPWVPEMEERLGRDAVKGTFSEVVGEWRQAFREGTREALDRESLTEEARARLETRSRRSLRRVLNGTGVVVHTNLGRSLLPPQAVEAVREVALGYSTLEYSLEEGKRGHRNDHVEWLLCQATGAEKALVVNNNAAAVLLGLAGLAAGREVIVSRGELVEIGGSFRIPEILSFAGAKMVEVGTTNRTRVEDYAGAVTDQTALLLKVHPSNYRIEGFHQVPAREELAALARERELTFMEDLGSGLLAPPNHPGLEGEPTVRQCLHAGVDLVTFSGDKLLGGPQIGALVGRHALVDRLKRHPLMRAFRVDKMTLAAFEAILRMELRGEGGQIPTSRMLHLEEGELKARANRLAARCRRVLKARNEESWVGVVPVEDAVGGGAFPATPLPGYAVALRLPRIGSAGRIQERFRLGDPPVVLGAEDDLACLHLRTLQREEESLFLKALERVLEGRGR; this is translated from the coding sequence ATGAACGACGCGATCCGCAACCTGCTGCGCCAGCTCCCCTCCATGGACGAGCTCCTGGCTCTTCCTTGGGTTCCGGAAATGGAGGAACGCCTGGGGCGCGATGCCGTCAAGGGGACCTTCTCCGAGGTGGTGGGAGAGTGGCGTCAGGCATTCCGAGAGGGAACCCGCGAAGCCTTGGACCGGGAGTCCCTGACGGAGGAGGCCCGCGCCCGACTGGAGACCCGCTCGCGTCGCAGCCTGCGCCGGGTCCTCAACGGGACGGGGGTGGTGGTGCACACCAACCTGGGGCGCTCCCTGCTCCCTCCGCAGGCGGTGGAGGCGGTCCGGGAAGTGGCCTTGGGGTACAGCACCCTGGAGTATTCCCTGGAGGAGGGGAAGCGGGGTCACCGGAACGACCACGTGGAGTGGCTCCTGTGCCAGGCCACGGGGGCGGAGAAGGCCCTGGTGGTGAACAACAACGCCGCGGCGGTGCTGCTGGGCCTGGCGGGGCTAGCCGCAGGGCGGGAGGTCATCGTGTCCCGGGGGGAGCTGGTGGAGATCGGGGGCTCCTTCCGCATCCCCGAGATCCTTTCCTTCGCCGGGGCCAAGATGGTGGAAGTGGGCACCACCAACCGAACCCGCGTGGAGGACTATGCCGGGGCGGTGACGGACCAGACGGCCCTGCTCCTGAAGGTGCACCCTTCCAACTACCGCATCGAGGGGTTCCACCAGGTCCCGGCCCGGGAGGAACTGGCCGCCCTGGCCCGGGAACGGGAACTGACCTTCATGGAGGACCTGGGCAGCGGGCTTCTGGCCCCACCCAATCACCCGGGGTTGGAAGGGGAACCCACGGTGCGCCAGTGCCTCCACGCGGGGGTGGACCTGGTGACCTTTTCGGGGGACAAGCTCCTGGGGGGGCCTCAGATCGGCGCTCTGGTGGGGCGGCACGCCCTGGTGGACCGGCTGAAGCGCCATCCCCTCATGAGGGCCTTCCGGGTGGACAAGATGACCCTTGCTGCCTTCGAGGCGATCCTGCGCATGGAGCTTCGAGGAGAAGGGGGACAGATCCCCACCTCCCGCATGCTGCATCTGGAGGAGGGGGAGCTGAAGGCCCGGGCTAACCGGTTGGCCGCCCGCTGTCGCCGCGTCCTGAAGGCCCGGAACGAGGAAAGCTGGGTCGGGGTGGTGCCGGTGGAGGACGCCGTGGGAGGTGGAGCCTTTCCCGCCACGCCCCTCCCGGGGTACGCCGTGGCCCTGCGCCTGCCCCGCATCGGCAGCGCCGGGAGAATCCAGGAGCGGTTCCGTCTGGGGGATCCGCCGGTGGTGTTGGGGGCGGAGGACGACTTGGCCTGTCTGCACCTGCGGACCCTCCAGAGGGAGGAGGAATCCCTGTTCCTGAAGGCCCTGGAGAGGGTGCTGGAGGGGCGAGGGCGATGA
- the selB gene encoding selenocysteine-specific translation elongation factor: protein MNAPGEFPFVIGTAGHIDHGKTALVKALTGVDCDRLREEKKRGITIELGFAPLILPDGRVVSLVDVPGHERFIRQMVAGAAGIDAALLVVASDEGIMPQSREHLDILGLLGVQDGLVVLTKRDLVEEDFLAMVEEDVEACVRGTFLEGRPVVPVSAFTGEGLEVLREEVARLVERGAPRSRKGAFFLPIDRAFPISGFGTVVTGTAYRGSLKEGEDVEILPRGGRSKVRSLQVHGDRVPEATAGQRVAVNIPSVSVDSLERGDVLAVSGRYRETSCLEVRLRLLPGAPEPVRHWQRLRVHLGTSDVVARVGFLDRLRLNPGEEVCAQLVAEEPVAAVRGEHFVIRFYSPLQTIGGGEVLFAYGEKPRGARSREERRRFLASLCEAKNDGDRVEAYLDLAGCLPFTRLEQDLQCLSGDLMSLLREQQATRGWVVLSGADPLVLSQRRHRAAKEELIRRLEVFHEEHPERKGLPVEEGVGALLRGEQKAYRAWVESLHAQGALVLEEGRMRLPGFNPAREGVQETVSRLLEYAQSRGFQLPELAEAQEALALDASQFRRVLQVAKESGEGHILAGTFFLSREVERRFWSLLGGIDGEITVATVRDASGTSRKYSLPLLEHFDSLGVTRRVQDRRVLLKRPPTQDNP from the coding sequence ATGAACGCCCCGGGGGAGTTTCCCTTCGTCATCGGTACGGCGGGGCACATCGATCATGGCAAGACCGCCCTGGTGAAGGCCCTCACCGGGGTGGACTGTGACCGCCTCCGGGAGGAGAAGAAGCGGGGCATCACCATCGAACTGGGCTTCGCTCCCCTCATCCTGCCGGACGGCCGGGTGGTGAGCCTGGTGGACGTGCCGGGGCACGAACGGTTCATCCGCCAGATGGTGGCGGGAGCGGCGGGAATCGACGCGGCCCTCCTGGTGGTGGCCTCCGACGAGGGGATCATGCCCCAGTCCCGGGAGCACCTGGACATCCTGGGGCTTCTGGGGGTCCAGGACGGGTTGGTGGTGCTGACCAAGCGCGACCTGGTGGAGGAGGACTTTCTCGCCATGGTGGAGGAAGACGTGGAGGCCTGCGTTCGGGGGACCTTCCTGGAGGGGCGGCCGGTCGTGCCAGTCTCCGCCTTCACCGGGGAGGGGTTGGAGGTGCTTCGGGAGGAGGTGGCCCGCCTGGTGGAACGGGGTGCTCCCCGGTCCCGCAAGGGGGCGTTCTTCCTGCCCATTGACCGGGCCTTCCCCATCTCCGGCTTCGGCACCGTGGTGACCGGGACGGCTTATCGAGGGTCTCTGAAGGAAGGGGAGGACGTGGAGATCCTGCCTCGGGGCGGGCGCTCCAAGGTCCGCAGTCTCCAGGTGCACGGGGACCGGGTGCCCGAGGCCACGGCGGGACAGAGGGTGGCGGTGAACATCCCCTCCGTATCCGTGGACTCCCTCGAGAGGGGGGATGTGTTGGCCGTCTCGGGGCGTTACCGGGAGACCTCCTGCCTGGAGGTGCGGCTGCGTCTCCTTCCCGGGGCCCCGGAGCCGGTACGCCACTGGCAACGCCTTCGGGTACACCTGGGAACCTCGGACGTGGTGGCTCGCGTGGGTTTTCTGGACCGCCTCCGCCTGAATCCCGGGGAGGAGGTCTGCGCCCAGCTGGTGGCGGAGGAGCCCGTGGCGGCGGTGCGGGGAGAGCACTTTGTGATCCGCTTCTACAGCCCTCTTCAGACCATCGGAGGAGGAGAGGTGCTCTTCGCCTACGGGGAAAAACCGCGAGGGGCACGTTCCCGAGAGGAACGACGCCGCTTTCTCGCTTCCCTGTGCGAGGCGAAAAACGACGGGGACCGGGTGGAGGCCTACCTGGACCTGGCGGGGTGCCTTCCCTTTACTCGCCTGGAGCAGGACCTCCAGTGCCTCTCCGGGGACCTCATGTCCCTGTTGCGGGAGCAGCAGGCAACTCGGGGATGGGTGGTCCTCTCCGGGGCAGACCCCCTGGTGCTCTCTCAGAGGAGGCACCGTGCCGCCAAGGAGGAACTGATCCGGCGACTGGAGGTCTTTCACGAGGAACACCCGGAACGGAAGGGGTTGCCCGTGGAGGAGGGTGTGGGAGCCCTCCTTCGGGGGGAACAGAAGGCCTACCGCGCCTGGGTCGAATCCCTCCACGCCCAGGGAGCCCTCGTCCTGGAGGAGGGGCGGATGCGCCTGCCCGGTTTCAACCCCGCCCGGGAAGGGGTGCAGGAAACGGTGTCCCGGCTCCTGGAGTATGCCCAGTCCCGAGGCTTCCAGCTTCCGGAGCTGGCGGAGGCCCAAGAAGCCTTGGCTTTGGATGCGTCCCAGTTTCGGCGGGTCCTCCAGGTGGCCAAGGAGTCCGGAGAGGGACACATCCTCGCGGGAACCTTCTTCCTTTCCCGGGAGGTGGAGCGGCGTTTCTGGAGCCTTCTCGGGGGCATCGACGGGGAGATCACCGTGGCCACGGTGCGGGACGCCTCCGGAACGAGCCGGAAGTATTCCCTGCCCCTGCTGGAGCATTTCGATTCCCTGGGGGTCACCCGGCGGGTGCAGGACCGGAGGGTGCTGCTGAAACGCCCGCCAACACAAGACAATCCATGA
- a CDS encoding Veg family protein produces the protein MAQSLNTIRELVLQHRGSKVSYRSMNGRRKVEERQGVIVEAYPSLFTMYVESQHSTVSFSYVDILTKEVVLELLPGHEKLL, from the coding sequence ATGGCACAATCTCTGAACACGATCCGGGAACTGGTCCTGCAGCATCGGGGATCGAAGGTCTCCTACCGATCAATGAACGGTCGTCGGAAGGTGGAGGAGCGTCAGGGGGTCATCGTCGAAGCTTACCCGTCTCTCTTTACGATGTACGTCGAGTCGCAGCATAGCACCGTGTCCTTCAGCTATGTGGACATCCTGACGAAGGAAGTGGTCTTGGAGCTGCTGCCGGGGCACGAAAAGCTACTTTAG